The following coding sequences lie in one Helicoverpa zea isolate HzStark_Cry1AcR chromosome 2, ilHelZeax1.1, whole genome shotgun sequence genomic window:
- the LOC124641374 gene encoding uncharacterized protein LOC124641374: MDSESRSESALNSPTEPDVSLAASLTDPLEAHTLEEARRSIRDLRMKYRAQAHQLLTWRRAHRTQEELVTRLQKEKAEQLKSLSSQLLLFESRLVRKQKEITTMMALRETIIMKQQKVIESLQAKLLDNGIESQNIPDFRDMLQDTHLAGDFDSLNDSDSAVIMEDVDFDSSNTPHVPRFRSTNPDSVTIVRSISDAIDPNLKYNVVRRSNGFLRRPEILETVYSVEEEVDGDSTKGLSAQNSTEKDLLDANKTDEEKYKETSLLAQRRDNFRMRSVVLTAEVKSIDNDKELKPKSGKEVWSYSYVPKRMTPANESDDEGTSNAESDEEPEPKSNHVVTYNRVMSNHRNVTKPKDVKYKRINKAKSKSLEELRGRLKNWVEKGNKLSNIPLEHAQSYA; encoded by the exons CCGAAGCGAGTCGGCTCTGAACAGCCCAACGGAGCCTGACGTATCGCTTGCGGCATCCCTTACCGACCCTCTAGAGGCACACACGCTGGAAGAAGCACGGCGGAGCATCAG AGATCTTCGAATGAAGTATCGCGCTCAAGCCCACCAGCTCCTAACATGGCGGCGTGCGCACAGAACGCAAGAGGAACTAGTCACACGCCTTCAGAAGGAGAAAGCGGAACAACTCAAGTCCCTCTCCAGCCAACTCCTTCTCTTCGAGTCACGCCTCGTTCGCAAGCAGAAAGAGATCACCACCATGATGGCGCTCCGAGAAACAATCATCATGAAGCAGCAGAAAGTTATCGAATCACTTCAAGCCAAGCTACTCGATAATGGAATCGAGTCACAAAATATCCCAGACTTCAGGGACATGCTCCAAGATACTCACCTCGCTGGTGACTTCGACTCACTCAATGATTCAGATTCTGCTGTCATCATGGAAGACGTAGACTTCGACAGCAGTAATACTCCGCATGTGCCAAGATTCAGGTCCACCAACCCTGACAGCGTCACCATCGTCCGGTCAATATCAGATGCTATAGATCCCAACCTCAAATACAACGTCGTGAGGCGATCGAATGGCTTTCTGAGGAGACCAGAGATTCTGGAAACTGTATACAGTGTAGAAGAAGAGGTTGATGGAGATTCCACAAAAGGTCTCAGTGCGCAAAATAGTACGGAGAAGGATCTGCTTGATGCCAATAAAACTGACGAAGAGAAATACAAGGAAACGAGTCTCCTCGCTCAAAGGCGGGATAACTTTCGAATGAGGAGCGTCGTCCTTACCGCTGAGGTCAAAAGCATAGACAACGACAAGGAGTTAAAGCCGAAGAGCGGTAAAGAGGTGTGGTCGTACAGCTATGTGCCAAAACGAATGACTCCAGCCAACGAGTCTGATGACGAGGGCACGTCGAACGCCGAGAGTGACGAGGAGCCAGAACCGAAGTCGAACCACGTGGTGACGTACAACAGAGTGATGTCGAACCACAGGAACGTCACCAAGCCCAAGGACGTCAAGTATAAGAGGATAAACAAGGCCAAGTCCAAGAGCTTAGAGGAGCTGCGAGGCAGACTAAAGAACTGGGTCGAGAAAGGCAACAAGTTGTCCAACATACCTTTAGAACACGCGCAAAGTTACGCCTAA